In a single window of the Streptomyces sp. NBC_00353 genome:
- the cobA gene encoding uroporphyrinogen-III C-methyltransferase — MAEHADHPAYPVGLRLSGRRVVVVGGGQVAQRRLPALIAAGADITLVSPSATPSVEAMADAGEIHWERRRYEDGDLTDTWYALIASDDAAANEAASAEAERTRTWCVRSDNADVATAWTPATGRSEGVTVAVLSTDAQGRDPRHSAAVRDAIVEGLRDGTLAAPHHRTRPTPGVSLVGGGPGDPDLITVRGRRLLAEADVVIADRLGPRDLLDELPPHVQVIDAAKIPYGRFMAQEAINQALIEHAKAGKAVVRLKGGDPFVFGRGMEEAQALAAEGIPCTVVPGISSSISVPGAAGIPVTHRGVAHEFTVVSGHVAPDDERSLVDWAALAQLRGTLVLLMAVDKIGAIARALIAHGKSPGTPVALIQEGTTAAQRRVDATLATVGERAAAEEVRPPAVIVIGDVVAVGAATLPNPAE, encoded by the coding sequence ATGGCCGAGCACGCCGATCACCCCGCGTACCCCGTCGGACTGCGCCTGAGCGGGCGCCGCGTCGTCGTTGTCGGCGGCGGTCAGGTCGCGCAGCGCCGCCTCCCCGCACTCATCGCGGCGGGCGCCGACATCACCCTCGTATCGCCGTCCGCGACGCCGTCCGTCGAGGCGATGGCCGACGCCGGTGAGATCCACTGGGAGCGCCGCCGGTACGAGGACGGGGACCTCACCGACACCTGGTACGCGCTGATCGCCTCCGACGACGCCGCCGCGAACGAGGCCGCGTCCGCCGAGGCCGAGCGCACCCGCACCTGGTGCGTGCGCAGCGACAACGCCGATGTAGCCACCGCCTGGACCCCGGCCACCGGCCGCAGCGAGGGTGTGACCGTCGCCGTCCTCTCCACCGACGCGCAGGGCCGCGACCCGCGCCACTCCGCCGCCGTCCGCGACGCCATCGTCGAGGGTCTGCGCGACGGCACGCTCGCCGCCCCGCACCACCGCACCCGCCCCACCCCCGGTGTCTCCCTGGTCGGCGGCGGCCCCGGCGACCCCGACCTGATCACCGTGCGCGGGCGGCGCCTCCTCGCCGAGGCCGATGTCGTCATCGCCGACCGGCTCGGCCCGCGCGACCTGCTCGACGAACTGCCGCCGCATGTCCAGGTGATCGACGCCGCGAAGATCCCGTACGGCCGCTTCATGGCGCAGGAGGCGATCAACCAGGCGCTCATCGAGCACGCCAAGGCGGGCAAGGCCGTCGTCCGGCTCAAGGGCGGCGACCCGTTCGTCTTCGGCCGGGGCATGGAGGAGGCACAGGCGCTCGCCGCCGAAGGCATCCCGTGCACCGTCGTCCCCGGCATCTCCAGCTCGATCTCCGTACCCGGCGCGGCCGGAATCCCCGTCACCCACCGCGGGGTCGCCCACGAGTTCACCGTCGTGAGCGGCCATGTCGCCCCCGACGACGAGCGCTCGCTGGTCGACTGGGCGGCCCTCGCGCAGCTGCGCGGCACCCTCGTGCTGCTGATGGCCGTGGACAAGATCGGCGCCATCGCCAGGGCCCTCATCGCTCACGGCAAGTCGCCCGGGACACCGGTCGCCCTGATCCAGGAGGGCACCACGGCGGCGCAGCGCAGGGTCGACGCGACCCTCGCGACCGTCGGCGAACGGGCCGCCGCCGAAGAGGTCCGCCCCCCGGCCGTGATCGTCATCGGTGACGTCGTCGCGGTCGGTGCGGCCACCCTTCCGAACCCCGCCGAGTAA
- a CDS encoding L-lactate MFS transporter, with protein sequence MTFLDRSRTVAPPGWSRWLVPPAALAVHLSIGQAYAWSVFKPPLESALGLSGTASALPFQLAIVMLGLSAAFGGTLVERNGPRWAMFVSLVCFSSGFLVAALGVATDQFWLVVLGYGFIGGIGLGIGYISPVSTLIKWFPDRPGMATGIAIMGFGGGALIASPWSTGMLEAFGTDSAGIATAFLVHGLAYAGFMALGVLLVRVPPDGWLPAGHRSEAAPRRLVTTAQVSARNALRTPQFWCLWVVLCMNVTAGIGILEKAAPMISDFFTGTSAPVTVSAAAGFVALLSLANMTGRLLWSSTSDLIGRKNMYRIYLGVGALMYLTIVQFGSSKPLFICCALVILSFYGGGFATIPAYLQDLFGTYQVGAIHGRLLTAWSTAGVLGPLIVNWVADAGERAGRSGSDLYTTSLTIMIGLLIVGFAANELVRPVHPRFHEAAERKTRVHQQS encoded by the coding sequence ATGACCTTCCTCGACAGGTCCCGGACCGTCGCGCCACCCGGCTGGAGCCGCTGGCTAGTCCCGCCCGCCGCCCTCGCGGTGCATCTCTCGATCGGGCAGGCCTATGCCTGGAGCGTGTTCAAGCCCCCGCTCGAGTCGGCTCTCGGCCTTTCCGGTACCGCCAGCGCCCTTCCCTTCCAACTCGCCATCGTCATGCTCGGCCTCTCCGCGGCCTTCGGCGGCACCCTCGTCGAACGCAACGGGCCGCGCTGGGCGATGTTCGTCTCCCTCGTCTGCTTCTCCTCGGGCTTCCTCGTCGCCGCCCTCGGCGTTGCCACCGATCAGTTCTGGCTGGTCGTCCTCGGTTACGGCTTCATCGGCGGTATCGGACTCGGCATCGGCTACATCTCGCCGGTCTCCACACTCATCAAGTGGTTCCCCGATCGTCCCGGCATGGCCACCGGCATCGCCATCATGGGCTTCGGCGGCGGAGCGCTGATCGCCTCGCCCTGGTCGACCGGGATGCTCGAAGCCTTCGGTACCGACAGCGCGGGAATCGCCACTGCCTTCCTGGTCCACGGTCTCGCCTACGCCGGTTTCATGGCGCTCGGCGTCCTCCTTGTCCGGGTGCCGCCGGACGGCTGGCTCCCGGCCGGCCACCGGTCGGAGGCGGCGCCCCGCCGCCTCGTCACCACGGCTCAGGTGTCCGCCCGCAACGCGCTGCGGACACCGCAGTTCTGGTGTCTGTGGGTGGTGCTCTGCATGAACGTCACCGCGGGCATCGGCATTCTGGAGAAGGCCGCTCCCATGATCTCGGACTTCTTCACGGGCACCTCGGCCCCGGTCACGGTCTCCGCCGCGGCAGGCTTCGTCGCCCTGCTCTCCCTGGCCAACATGACCGGCCGGCTCCTGTGGTCCTCGACCTCGGACCTCATCGGCCGCAAGAACATGTACCGCATCTACCTGGGTGTCGGCGCGCTGATGTACCTCACGATCGTCCAGTTCGGCAGCTCCAAGCCGCTCTTCATCTGCTGCGCGCTGGTGATTCTCTCGTTCTACGGAGGCGGATTCGCCACGATCCCCGCCTATCTGCAGGACCTCTTCGGCACGTATCAGGTCGGCGCCATCCACGGCCGGCTGCTGACTGCCTGGTCCACCGCCGGCGTCCTCGGCCCGCTGATCGTCAACTGGGTGGCCGACGCGGGCGAGCGTGCGGGCCGCAGTGGGTCCGACCTGTACACGACATCGCTGACGATCATGATCGGACTGCTGATCGTCGGCTTCGCCGCCAACGAGCTCGTGCGCCCCGTCCACCCACGCTTCCACGAGGCAGCGGAGAGGAAGACCCGTGTACACCAGCAGTCGTAG
- a CDS encoding DsbA family protein: MSDSTPAAPVVLDVWCELQCPDCHRALTDVHALRARYGDRLDVRLRHFPLEKHKHAYAAAQAAEEAAEQGKDWPYIEAVLARTDELGRTGEPLLIEVARELGLDAEEFDTALIDGRHLLMVDADQAEGKAIGVTGTPTYVIGGETLDGSRNQDGLRERIEEIADRLLAEQA, from the coding sequence ATGAGCGATTCCACCCCCGCAGCCCCGGTCGTCCTCGACGTCTGGTGCGAGCTCCAGTGCCCCGACTGCCACCGCGCCCTCACCGATGTGCACGCCCTTCGCGCCCGGTACGGCGACCGGCTCGACGTGCGCCTGCGACACTTCCCGCTGGAGAAGCACAAGCACGCCTACGCCGCGGCACAGGCCGCCGAGGAGGCCGCGGAGCAGGGCAAGGACTGGCCGTACATCGAGGCCGTGCTCGCCAGGACCGACGAGCTCGGCCGCACGGGCGAGCCGCTGCTGATCGAGGTTGCGCGTGAACTCGGCCTGGATGCCGAGGAGTTCGACACCGCCCTGATCGACGGGCGGCACTTGCTGATGGTCGACGCCGACCAGGCCGAGGGGAAGGCCATCGGCGTGACCGGCACCCCCACGTATGTGATCGGCGGCGAGACACTGGACGGCAGCAGGAATCAGGACGGGCTGCGCGAGCGGATCGAGGAGATCGCCGACCGGCTGCTGGCCGAGCAGGCCTGA
- a CDS encoding phosphotransferase family protein, whose protein sequence is MTTAVVRALGALAHDAAHPPTGAEAPCTCPAPTVLADRADGTVVRSGPVVAKAHAPDTDTTALAARLALAASPALTGILLPPVPRPAGPAAPNSTVHGRSVTLWPHGEPVDPADPDAAPWEEAAVLLARLHRTAPPTPPRAVRRAFPAMRGPAKAALAVARMCRARPGDPATAPVREAWRRLPAWARDEDVAPPHRSRFLCHGDLHLGQLVRHPAPHGPWLLIDVDDLGLGDPAWDLARPAAWYAAGLLSPDVWLRFLDAYRAADGPAVRADGDPWPDLDVPARALTVQTAALAFAKSAAEGRTPDEVEQMMIDACARIASLPHELAAEHSS, encoded by the coding sequence GTGACCACCGCAGTCGTCCGTGCGCTGGGCGCCCTCGCTCATGACGCGGCCCACCCGCCCACGGGTGCCGAGGCGCCGTGCACCTGCCCGGCACCGACCGTGCTCGCGGACCGCGCCGACGGCACGGTCGTCCGCAGCGGTCCGGTGGTCGCGAAGGCCCACGCCCCGGACACCGACACCACGGCCCTGGCCGCCCGCCTCGCCCTCGCCGCGTCCCCCGCGCTGACCGGCATCCTCCTGCCACCCGTACCCCGGCCCGCCGGGCCCGCCGCCCCCAACTCCACGGTGCACGGCCGCTCCGTGACCCTGTGGCCGCACGGCGAACCTGTCGACCCCGCAGACCCCGACGCCGCCCCCTGGGAAGAGGCCGCCGTCCTCCTGGCCCGGCTCCACCGCACCGCACCGCCGACCCCGCCCCGGGCCGTGCGGCGGGCGTTCCCCGCGATGCGCGGCCCCGCGAAGGCCGCACTCGCCGTGGCCCGGATGTGCCGGGCCCGGCCCGGTGACCCGGCCACCGCCCCCGTACGCGAAGCATGGCGGCGGCTGCCCGCCTGGGCCCGCGACGAGGACGTCGCGCCTCCGCACCGCTCGCGCTTCCTCTGCCATGGCGATCTGCATCTCGGCCAGCTCGTCCGCCACCCCGCCCCGCACGGGCCCTGGCTGCTGATCGACGTCGACGACCTGGGCCTCGGTGACCCCGCCTGGGACCTCGCGCGCCCCGCCGCCTGGTACGCGGCCGGGCTGCTGTCTCCCGACGTCTGGCTGCGCTTCCTGGACGCCTACCGGGCGGCCGACGGGCCGGCCGTACGCGCCGACGGCGACCCCTGGCCCGACCTGGACGTCCCGGCCCGCGCCCTGACGGTGCAGACCGCCGCGCTGGCGTTCGCCAAGTCTGCCGCGGAGGGGAGAACTCCGGATGAAGTGGAACAGATGATGATCGACGCCTGTGCCCGAATTGCGTCCCTCCCGCACGAGTTGGCCGCCGAACACTCGTCGTAG
- a CDS encoding aminotransferase class IV, whose amino-acid sequence MRIWVNGALRDEADARVSVFDHGLTVGDGIFETVKTSAGRPFALTRHLDRLTRSARGLGLPDPDLDEVRRACAAVIDANPMELGRLRITYTGGLSPLGSDRGNDGAGLVVALGESTRRHDTTAVITVPWTRNERGALAGLKTTSYAENVVALARAHERGASEALFANTVGQLCEGTGTNVFVVLDGQLHTPPVSSGCLAGITRALVVEWAGAHETELSMDVLEHAEEVFVTSSLRDVQAVHRIDGRELPGTPGPVTAKAMRVFDERAGHDLDP is encoded by the coding sequence ATGAGGATCTGGGTCAACGGCGCACTGCGCGACGAGGCCGACGCCAGGGTGTCCGTGTTCGACCACGGACTGACCGTGGGCGACGGCATCTTCGAGACCGTCAAGACCTCCGCCGGCCGGCCCTTCGCCCTCACCCGGCACCTCGACCGGCTGACCCGCTCGGCCCGCGGCCTCGGCCTGCCGGACCCCGACCTCGACGAAGTGCGCCGGGCCTGCGCCGCGGTCATCGACGCCAACCCCATGGAGCTCGGACGGCTGCGCATCACGTACACCGGCGGGCTCTCCCCGCTCGGCTCCGACCGTGGCAACGACGGGGCGGGCCTCGTCGTCGCCCTCGGGGAATCCACCCGACGCCACGACACCACCGCCGTGATCACCGTCCCCTGGACACGCAACGAGCGAGGCGCGCTCGCCGGGCTCAAGACCACCTCGTACGCGGAGAATGTCGTCGCACTCGCCCGCGCCCATGAACGGGGCGCCTCGGAGGCGCTCTTCGCCAACACTGTCGGGCAGCTCTGCGAAGGCACCGGAACCAATGTCTTCGTCGTCCTCGACGGGCAGCTGCACACCCCGCCGGTCTCCTCCGGCTGCCTCGCCGGGATCACCCGCGCGCTGGTCGTCGAGTGGGCGGGGGCGCACGAGACCGAACTGTCCATGGATGTGCTGGAGCACGCCGAGGAGGTGTTCGTGACCTCGAGCCTGCGGGATGTCCAGGCCGTCCACCGGATCGACGGCCGGGAGCTGCCCGGCACGCCGGGACCCGTGACGGCGAAGGCCATGAGGGTATTCGACGAGCGCGCCGGGCACGACCTCGATCCGTGA
- a CDS encoding TrmH family RNA methyltransferase — MADLITVDDPDDPRLRDYTGLTDVELRRRREPAEGLFIAEGEKVIRRARHAGYEMRSMLLSAKWVDLMRDVIDEVPAPVYAVSPELAERVTGYHVHRGALASMQRKPLPAADELLGLQGTTGQRIAVFEDIVDHANLGAAFRSAAALGVDAILLTPRCADPLYRRAVKVSMGAVFQVPWTRLESWPKDVALLREAGYITAALCLSEQSITLDELASRDYEKLALIFGTEGDGLTTEALLSADEHVRIPMEAGVDSLNVAAASAVAFYATRPRSA; from the coding sequence GTGGCAGATCTCATCACCGTCGACGACCCCGACGACCCGCGCCTGCGCGACTACACTGGCCTGACCGACGTCGAACTCCGGCGCAGGCGAGAGCCCGCCGAGGGCCTCTTCATCGCCGAGGGCGAGAAGGTGATCAGACGCGCCAGGCACGCCGGGTACGAGATGCGGTCCATGCTGCTCTCGGCGAAATGGGTCGACCTGATGCGCGACGTCATCGACGAGGTCCCGGCCCCGGTCTACGCGGTCAGCCCGGAGCTCGCCGAGCGCGTCACCGGCTACCACGTGCACCGTGGCGCGCTCGCCTCCATGCAGCGCAAACCACTGCCGGCGGCCGACGAACTGCTAGGTCTGCAAGGGACTACAGGTCAGCGCATCGCGGTGTTCGAAGATATCGTCGATCACGCCAATCTCGGGGCGGCCTTCCGTAGCGCGGCAGCCCTCGGAGTCGACGCAATCCTCCTCACTCCGCGATGCGCGGATCCCCTGTACAGGCGGGCCGTGAAGGTCTCGATGGGGGCAGTCTTCCAGGTCCCGTGGACCCGGCTGGAGTCTTGGCCGAAAGATGTTGCGCTCCTCCGGGAGGCTGGCTACATAACGGCCGCGCTCTGCCTCAGCGAGCAGTCGATCACCCTCGACGAGCTCGCCTCGCGGGACTACGAGAAGCTGGCGCTCATCTTCGGGACCGAAGGGGACGGGCTGACCACCGAAGCGCTCCTTTCGGCAGACGAACACGTCCGCATCCCGATGGAAGCCGGAGTCGACTCGTTGAACGTCGCGGCGGCCTCAGCGGTGGCCTTCTACGCCACACGGCCGAGGTCTGCCTGA
- a CDS encoding MFS transporter small subunit, giving the protein MYTSSRRTLTAVVWLWVALPFAYGLYELIRKATQLFTG; this is encoded by the coding sequence GTGTACACCAGCAGTCGTAGAACACTCACTGCCGTTGTCTGGCTCTGGGTCGCCCTGCCGTTCGCCTACGGGCTGTACGAACTGATCCGTAAGGCCACCCAACTCTTCACCGGCTGA
- a CDS encoding TFIIB-type zinc ribbon-containing protein: protein MQCPKCHAQMQTYNRNGIQIEQCSGCRGIFLDYGELESLTRIEAQWTQQAPPVPPAPQAYPAAPAPAWGAPQHHGGHHGGHHRHKSFGHMLFSS from the coding sequence ATGCAGTGTCCCAAGTGCCACGCGCAGATGCAGACATACAACCGCAATGGCATCCAGATCGAGCAGTGCAGCGGCTGCCGGGGGATATTCCTCGACTACGGCGAGCTGGAGTCCCTGACCCGCATCGAGGCGCAGTGGACGCAGCAGGCGCCGCCCGTGCCGCCGGCCCCTCAGGCCTACCCGGCCGCACCCGCCCCCGCCTGGGGCGCTCCGCAGCACCACGGCGGCCATCACGGCGGTCACCACCGGCACAAGAGCTTCGGCCACATGCTCTTCTCGTCCTGA
- a CDS encoding LacI family DNA-binding transcriptional regulator, whose product MARVAGIKDVARQAGVSVGTVSNVINRPEAVLPETRARVLAAIEELGYVRSESARQLRAGRSRIMALLVLDMGNPFFVDVARGAERAARQAGLGVMVCNSGQSPAEEAEYLGLFAEQRVCGVLVTPADATGRNLEAFRRHRIPFVLVDRVASSTGTCAVSVDDVRGGTLAVGHLVSAGHRAVAYVSGPGDLHQIRDRREGALSALAGAGLGPEALVEIPSERLDVAAGRDAGARLLGLVPRPTAVFCANDLLALGVLQSLYAAGVRVPQDIAIVGYDDIEFAAAAAVPLTSVRQPAVMMGRLAAELLLEEADDEDGTHEHRSVVLQPELVVRASSTAAH is encoded by the coding sequence GTGGCGCGTGTGGCAGGGATCAAGGATGTGGCCCGGCAGGCCGGAGTCTCCGTGGGCACCGTGTCCAATGTGATCAATCGGCCCGAAGCGGTGCTGCCGGAGACCCGGGCCAGGGTGCTGGCCGCGATCGAGGAGCTCGGGTACGTACGCAGCGAGTCCGCGCGCCAGCTCAGGGCCGGCCGCAGCCGGATCATGGCGCTGCTGGTCCTCGACATGGGCAACCCGTTCTTCGTCGACGTGGCCCGGGGTGCCGAGCGCGCCGCGCGGCAGGCCGGCCTCGGGGTGATGGTCTGCAACAGCGGCCAGAGCCCCGCGGAGGAGGCCGAGTATCTGGGGCTCTTCGCCGAGCAGCGGGTGTGCGGTGTGCTGGTCACACCTGCCGATGCGACCGGCCGCAATCTGGAGGCGTTCAGGCGCCACCGCATCCCCTTCGTGCTGGTGGACCGGGTCGCATCCTCCACCGGGACCTGTGCGGTCTCCGTCGACGACGTGCGGGGCGGCACCCTGGCCGTCGGCCACCTCGTCTCGGCCGGGCACCGCGCGGTGGCGTACGTCAGCGGCCCCGGCGACCTTCACCAGATCAGGGACCGCCGCGAGGGTGCCCTGTCGGCCCTCGCCGGGGCCGGGCTGGGGCCCGAGGCGCTCGTCGAGATCCCCTCCGAGCGCCTGGACGTGGCGGCCGGCCGCGACGCCGGGGCCCGGCTGCTGGGGCTCGTGCCCCGGCCCACCGCCGTGTTCTGCGCCAACGACCTGCTGGCTCTCGGCGTACTGCAGTCGCTGTACGCGGCCGGCGTGCGGGTGCCGCAGGACATCGCCATCGTCGGCTACGACGACATCGAATTCGCCGCTGCTGCTGCCGTACCGCTCACCTCGGTCCGTCAGCCCGCCGTCATGATGGGCCGGCTGGCCGCGGAACTCCTGCTGGAGGAGGCGGACGACGAGGACGGCACGCACGAGCACCGCAGCGTGGTGCTCCAGCCGGAGCTGGTCGTGCGCGCCTCCAGCACGGCGGCGCACTGA
- a CDS encoding protein kinase domain-containing protein: MAMMRLRREDPRVVGSFRLHRRLGAGGMGVVYLGSDRRGQRVALKVIRPDLAEDQEFRSRFAREVSAARRIRGGCTARLVAADLEADRPWFATQYVPGPSLHDKVAEEGPLSAAEVASIGAALSEGLVAVHEAGVVHRDLKPSNILLSPKGPRIIDFGIAWATGASTLTHVGTAVGSPGFLAPEQVRGAAVTPATDVFSLGATLAYAAMADSPFGHGSSEVMLYRVVHEEPQLYDVHDALAPLVSACLAKDPEERPSTLQLSMRLKEIAAREAQGLHESRPPAQRSAQELDRPTGRLDGPYTEQQTRRAASAPAPRPQGRQTAPSRTASPRTGGSRPQPPRNTTRSGKRPQATNGTNGTKGRPGTRPGTRTTSTGRRPANPRLLRQRLVVFVVVTLLVALGIAAAQGCQGPARGLGATQAPEQQEQQAVQEQHQGQRLLPRQ; encoded by the coding sequence ATGGCGATGATGCGGCTCCGGCGCGAGGACCCGCGTGTCGTCGGCTCGTTCAGGCTGCACAGACGACTCGGAGCGGGCGGCATGGGTGTCGTCTATCTGGGTTCGGACCGGCGCGGCCAGCGGGTGGCGCTCAAGGTGATCCGCCCGGATCTCGCCGAGGACCAGGAGTTCCGTTCGCGTTTCGCGCGCGAGGTGTCGGCGGCGCGGCGGATCCGCGGCGGCTGTACGGCACGTCTGGTGGCGGCCGATCTGGAGGCGGACCGACCGTGGTTCGCCACGCAGTACGTCCCCGGCCCCTCACTGCACGACAAGGTGGCCGAGGAGGGTCCGCTGTCGGCGGCCGAGGTGGCGTCGATCGGGGCGGCGCTCTCCGAGGGGCTGGTGGCGGTGCACGAGGCCGGTGTCGTCCACCGTGATCTGAAGCCGTCGAACATCCTCCTCTCCCCCAAGGGCCCCCGGATCATCGATTTCGGCATCGCCTGGGCGACCGGGGCGAGCACGCTCACGCACGTCGGTACGGCCGTGGGCTCGCCCGGGTTCCTGGCGCCCGAGCAGGTGCGGGGCGCGGCGGTCACGCCCGCGACGGACGTGTTCTCGCTCGGTGCCACGCTGGCGTACGCGGCGATGGCCGACTCGCCTTTCGGGCACGGCAGTTCCGAGGTGATGCTGTACCGCGTGGTGCACGAGGAACCGCAGTTGTACGACGTGCACGACGCGCTGGCGCCGCTGGTGAGCGCCTGTCTGGCGAAGGATCCGGAGGAGCGGCCGAGCACGCTTCAACTCTCCATGCGGCTCAAGGAGATCGCGGCCCGCGAGGCGCAGGGGCTGCACGAGAGCCGGCCGCCCGCGCAGCGCTCGGCGCAGGAGCTGGACCGGCCGACCGGCCGGCTCGACGGCCCGTACACCGAACAGCAGACCCGGCGTGCGGCGAGCGCTCCGGCGCCGCGTCCGCAGGGCCGGCAGACGGCGCCCTCGCGCACCGCGTCGCCCCGTACCGGCGGCTCGCGGCCGCAGCCGCCTCGCAACACCACGCGCTCCGGCAAGCGCCCCCAGGCCACCAACGGGACGAACGGCACGAAGGGGCGTCCGGGAACCCGGCCCGGGACGCGTACGACATCGACGGGCCGGCGTCCGGCCAACCCGCGGCTGCTGCGGCAGCGTCTTGTCGTCTTCGTCGTGGTGACACTGCTGGTGGCGCTGGGGATCGCGGCGGCGCAGGGTTGCCAGGGACCGGCCCGTGGGCTGGGCGCCACACAGGCCCCGGAACAGCAGGAACAGCAAGCAGTGCAGGAACAGCATCAGGGGCAGCGCCTGCTGCCCCGGCAGTAG
- a CDS encoding chorismate-binding protein, producing MARFDGLIASDLQDVTSDPAALDSSGFWAVCADFEGGLVCARFGTVRSAPVPAPVPGAWRGPGAGDWVSSLDRAAYTAGVRRIREYIAAGEVYQANLCRVMTAVLPDPAAADVDALTALLALGNPAPYAGTIRLPAHGVEVATASPELFLKRDGRTVESGPIKGTGRTEADLLEKDHAENVMIVDLVRNDLGRVCATGSVTVPDLCVVEKHPGLVHLVSTVRGHLADGVGWPELLAAAFPPGSVTGAPKSSALRIIESLETAPRGPYCGGIGWVDADRSTAGLAVGIRTFWVDRTEAAPVLRFGTGAGITWGSDPEREWDETELKAARLLAVASGAHRATERTA from the coding sequence ATGGCCCGCTTCGACGGCCTCATCGCGTCCGATCTGCAGGATGTGACCAGTGATCCCGCCGCCCTCGACTCGTCCGGCTTCTGGGCCGTATGCGCCGATTTCGAGGGCGGTCTCGTCTGCGCCCGCTTCGGCACCGTACGGTCCGCGCCGGTGCCCGCACCCGTGCCCGGGGCCTGGCGCGGCCCCGGAGCCGGCGACTGGGTCTCGTCCCTGGACCGGGCCGCGTACACCGCCGGAGTACGTCGAATCCGGGAGTACATAGCGGCGGGCGAGGTCTACCAGGCCAACCTCTGCCGGGTGATGACCGCGGTGCTGCCGGACCCGGCTGCCGCGGACGTCGACGCCCTCACCGCGCTGCTGGCACTCGGCAACCCCGCCCCCTATGCAGGAACGATCCGGCTGCCCGCGCACGGCGTGGAGGTCGCCACCGCGTCCCCCGAACTCTTCCTGAAGCGGGACGGCCGGACCGTCGAGTCCGGACCGATCAAGGGCACCGGCCGCACCGAAGCCGATCTGCTGGAGAAGGACCACGCCGAGAACGTGATGATCGTCGACCTGGTCCGCAACGACCTGGGCCGGGTCTGCGCCACCGGATCGGTCACCGTCCCCGACCTCTGCGTGGTGGAGAAGCACCCGGGACTCGTCCATCTCGTCTCCACCGTGCGCGGCCACCTCGCCGACGGCGTCGGCTGGCCCGAACTGCTCGCCGCCGCGTTCCCGCCCGGCTCGGTCACCGGGGCACCCAAGTCCAGCGCCCTCCGGATCATCGAGTCACTGGAGACCGCGCCCCGCGGCCCCTACTGCGGCGGTATCGGCTGGGTCGACGCAGACCGCTCCACCGCCGGCCTCGCCGTCGGTATCCGGACCTTCTGGGTCGACCGCACCGAAGCCGCCCCGGTCCTCCGGTTCGGCACCGGCGCCGGCATCACCTGGGGCTCCGACCCGGAACGTGAATGGGACGAGACCGAGCTGAAGGCGGCCCGGCTGCTCGCTGTAGCGTCGGGCGCTCACCGAGCGACTGAAAGGACCGCGTGA
- a CDS encoding GNAT family N-acetyltransferase, with translation MTTTLRPTGPIQQGADGARTRAYDVCDNGRPVGVVEIGTDPGFGATAGVLRSLRIDEPNRRRGRGTIAALAAEEVLRGWGCSRLEFSVGADSTAGQRLAAALGYTERSKNMIKDLPQNPPVLPDGVTGRPMTPEEFAQWESTAITAYAETWIARGVPEVEAMRKAEISHRTYLPHGLATEGTHLHTLVHEDDGTVGHVWVSRFEMHPGTVVGYVFDVEVREAFLGRGFGRALMLEAERIALDAGHERIGLHVLSSNTPAVRLYESLGYEVILYNLVKAL, from the coding sequence ATGACCACGACCCTCCGGCCGACCGGGCCGATCCAGCAAGGCGCCGACGGCGCGAGGACCCGCGCGTACGACGTGTGCGACAACGGACGCCCGGTCGGCGTCGTCGAGATCGGCACCGACCCGGGATTCGGAGCGACGGCAGGGGTGCTCCGCTCCCTGCGGATCGACGAACCGAACCGAAGGCGCGGCCGCGGCACCATTGCCGCACTCGCCGCCGAGGAAGTGCTGCGCGGCTGGGGTTGCTCCCGGCTGGAGTTCTCGGTGGGAGCGGACAGCACAGCCGGACAGCGGCTCGCTGCTGCGCTCGGGTACACCGAGCGCAGCAAGAACATGATCAAGGATCTGCCGCAGAACCCTCCCGTACTGCCGGACGGAGTCACCGGGCGACCGATGACGCCGGAGGAGTTCGCACAGTGGGAGAGCACCGCGATCACCGCTTACGCGGAGACCTGGATCGCCCGCGGCGTCCCGGAGGTCGAGGCCATGCGGAAGGCCGAGATCTCCCACCGGACGTATCTGCCGCACGGACTCGCCACGGAGGGCACGCATCTGCACACCCTGGTCCATGAGGACGACGGGACCGTGGGACATGTCTGGGTGTCACGGTTCGAGATGCACCCGGGGACGGTGGTCGGGTACGTCTTCGACGTCGAGGTGCGGGAGGCTTTCCTCGGCCGGGGGTTCGGCCGGGCGCTGATGCTCGAGGCGGAACGCATCGCGCTGGACGCCGGGCACGAGCGGATCGGTCTGCACGTCCTCTCGTCCAACACGCCGGCGGTCCGGCTGTACGAGTCGCTCGGTTACGAAGTGATCCTGTACAACCTCGTCAAGGCCCTGTAG